From the Chondrinema litorale genome, the window CTATACCGGAATAGCGGATGTTGCATCTATAACAAAGGATAAGTCATACATCAATGCTATTGATAAAATTTGGTCAGATGTAGCCACTTCCAAACTATACCTCACTGGAGGTATAGGCAGCGTTCGACATGGAGAAGCTTTTGGCAATCCTTATGATCTGCCCAACGAAAATGCCTACAATGAGACCTGTGCAGCAGTGGTCAATATGCTTTGGAACCACCGCATGTTTCTGCTTCATGGTGAGTCCAAGTACATGGATGTCTTTGAGCGCACTTTATATAACGGTTTCCTTTCGGGAGTCTCCCTCTCAGGAGATCGTTTTTTCTACCCGAACAAACTTCTTTGCAAGAGCGACTGTCAGCGTGAGCCATGGTTCGAGACCTCTTGCTGTCCATCCAATGTGGTAAGATTTATGCCATCAATCTCCGGTTACATCTACGCACAACAGGATAAGGATATTTTTATAAATCTGTTTATCGGAAGCACAACGCAGGTTGGGGTGGCAGATAAAGTCCTGACCATCACCCAGAGGACAGACCACCCATGGGATGGGAATGTAAATCTGGTGATAGAAACAGAGGCACCAGTAGAGGCCATCTTTCGCATCCGTTTGCCAGGGTGGGCAGTCAATCAACCTGTCCCATCTGATCTCTATAATTATTTGAAACCAAGTCAGGGTAAAATAGAGTTACTGATCAACGATTTACCTGTGGATTATAAAATGGAGTATGGCTATGCTGTAGTTGAGAGAGCCTGGCAAAATAATGACATCGTTACCCTCAACCTACCAATGGAGGTAAAGACGGTGATTGCCAATTCTCAAGTAAAGGAGGACAGTGGCAAGGTAGCCTTTGAGAGAGGTCCTGTTGTTTACTGCTTCGAAGGGATAGACAATGAAGGTCAGGCCACAGATATAAAGATGAGCTCAGATGTCAGCAAGGATTATGCATTTGAGTCAGACTTCTTGCAGGGTATCGGTAGGATAGTATTTAAAGACAAATTCCACCAGTCGCTGGCCATCCCTTATTACGCCAGAGCCAATAGAGGAGAAAGCGATATGACCGTCTGGGTACCTATTTCGGATTAAATCTGGTTGGATAACCATTATTGAGCAAAATGAAAAATAATTAAGATGAAAAAAACTGTTCTATTAGCCATTGTGGGGGGATTAATGATGGCTTGTTCCAAGCCTGGGTTAGATAATTGGCTAAATGATTTGTAAGAATGGTAGATGGATACCTAAATAACCAATAAGAGATTATGAAACTGACCGTACAATTCTTTTTTATGTTAAAAATACTGATTCTAGGGGCCTTTTTGGTAGCCTGTCAATCGGAGGTAACATATCAAAAGAATCAATTGTGGTATGATGAGCCCGCCACGGAGTGGTTGGAAGCCTTGCCGCTTGGTAACGGGCAATTAGGCGCTATGGTGTTTGGAGGTGTTAATCAGGAGAAGTTGTACCTGAATGAAGAAAGTTTGTGGGCAGGTGCCTCTGAAGACCCGTATCCAGAAAATGTAGGTGAACATTATAGGAAATTTCAGCAATTAAACTTGCATGGTCACTATGATCAGGCTTTTGAGTATGGGGTGGAACATTTGGCAGTTTTGCCTACCGCATTTCGATCATATGAACCACTTGGAAAGCTGTTCCTCACATTTGATCATAAGGGTGCACCTGAATCCTATGTGCGCAGGCTTGATCTAGAGACAGGAATTTTAACTGTAGAATATGAAGTTACCGGTAAACGTTTTCGCAGAGAAGCCTTTGTTTCAGCTGATCATGGGGTCTTAGTTTATCATTTTGAGAGCCTGGATGGAGAGCCACTAGCTACACAAGTAGATTTTCAGCGTGACAAAGATGTTTTGCTTGAAGTTTTGAATACTAACATTATAGAAGTAAGAGGTCAAGTATTTGATGATCCAGAGGGATACGATGACAATAGAGGGGGCTCAGGGCAGGGAGGTTTACACATGAAGTTTTTTAGTCATATCGGGATACTTGATAACAATGGAGAACAAGGTGTTCTTGGTAATAATCTATCCATTAGAAACAGTACTTCATTTACCCTGGTGGCAAGTGCGGCCACTGATTATAATATTGGAAAGATGAATTTTGATAGGGCTATTGATGCTCGGAAAAATTCTTTCGATAAACTCCAGTCGGTCTTGCAGCTTTCCTATGATGAGATTAGGGCAATACACATCACAGAGCATTC encodes:
- a CDS encoding glycoside hydrolase family 127 protein — encoded protein: MGIIEIRKMNTYRLILSTIAIILFTQCAKRAADGKVSEKIISQVPFSEVKVQDLFWSPRIETNRKVTIPFDFQKCQETGRLDNFAIAAGLKSGKFKGKVYDDSDVFKVIEGASYSWQQTYDPELDAYLDSLINWIASAQEPDGYLYTARTINSDSLPDMGGSERWQKIHRFSHELYNVGHMYEAAVAHYQTTNKRDLLDVAIKNADLICKTFGPGKLMGVPGHQEIEIGLVRLYKVTGDEKYLDMAEFFIDQRGNAAGHTLSTCDDNIYYAQDHVPLVRQNKAVGHAVRAGYFYTGIADVASITKDKSYINAIDKIWSDVATSKLYLTGGIGSVRHGEAFGNPYDLPNENAYNETCAAVVNMLWNHRMFLLHGESKYMDVFERTLYNGFLSGVSLSGDRFFYPNKLLCKSDCQREPWFETSCCPSNVVRFMPSISGYIYAQQDKDIFINLFIGSTTQVGVADKVLTITQRTDHPWDGNVNLVIETEAPVEAIFRIRLPGWAVNQPVPSDLYNYLKPSQGKIELLINDLPVDYKMEYGYAVVERAWQNNDIVTLNLPMEVKTVIANSQVKEDSGKVAFERGPVVYCFEGIDNEGQATDIKMSSDVSKDYAFESDFLQGIGRIVFKDKFHQSLAIPYYARANRGESDMTVWVPISD
- a CDS encoding glycoside hydrolase family 95 protein, whose protein sequence is MKLTVQFFFMLKILILGAFLVACQSEVTYQKNQLWYDEPATEWLEALPLGNGQLGAMVFGGVNQEKLYLNEESLWAGASEDPYPENVGEHYRKFQQLNLHGHYDQAFEYGVEHLAVLPTAFRSYEPLGKLFLTFDHKGAPESYVRRLDLETGILTVEYEVTGKRFRREAFVSADHGVLVYHFESLDGEPLATQVDFQRDKDVLLEVLNTNIIEVRGQVFDDPEGYDDNRGGSGQGGLHMKFFSHIGILDNNGEQGVLGNNLSIRNSTSFTLVASAATDYNIGKMNFDRAIDARKNSFDKLQSVLQLSYDEIRAIHITEHSEIFNRVKLEIESESLDSLSTGERLARVSTA